Within Wyeomyia smithii strain HCP4-BCI-WySm-NY-G18 chromosome 2, ASM2978416v1, whole genome shotgun sequence, the genomic segment aagtttttgagcgtaaagttctgcgatcgatacttggcggtaaactggaagatggagtgtggcgcaggcgcatgaaccacgagttgtaccaggtatacaaacatgctgatatagtgaaggtaatacagcggagcgggcttcagtgggctggacttgtagccaggatgcctgacgagagagccgccaaaactatcttcagtagagaaccagaaagaggccgtcgactccgtggtaggcctcgcacgcggtggatgtgcgcggtggaagaagatgcacgatctgctggtgtacgaggagactggagagcggctgcccaaaacagaagaagctggacatctctaattcgttcggccctagactgattaacggtccgttagccaacaaagtaaagtaagttgatcacattttgttgttttccagaaacaggaagtcgccttttggaatccaaaatgaTGTCTGGGGTCGTTATCCAGTCTCTGGACATGATCTCGATTACGGGAATACACATATTGGAGGGTATTCGACCATCTTAGGTTGCTttctaggaaccggaagtcgccatcttgaaattcaaaatggcgtttgggccattttccgatctgtgggcatcattccggttgtaaaaataaatattggacGGTATTTGGCcttctatttttgtttctttggcTTCTTGAAGCCCCTATttattccggaaggaccattttgaaagcatatCAACATAACTATTATAATGGTTGTAAGattctgtacaaaaacatcgttattaaacacattttttcattacgggtaatggcacttagtgcgtacttttgccccacaatgagttttccaactggtttgagttttatgacaaacatcaaaatgttttcagcaaaacaaattcaccctgcaaaccacaattatacaagagttttttgggctctgttgttttcgagtttctgtagtttccgaataggtcaatcatagttcccaaaactaagaaaattagattaaaatagctcaaaacacaacttttCTCATAGCTTCACCCCATTTAaacggaatcttatgtgtttacatgtgtgattacctgacgttataatactgcaaattcatacaatgttgccagtttattttgctcgtatgcTTCGAAAAGGCCGATGCGTACTTTTACctcgtgcgtacttttgcccctcactgcTCTATAATACTTAAATACAATGTTGTAAACTTATGTTTAGCTAGATTTGGGATAAAATAGCTATCAAAGCATGGTTGGTTACATCATTCGATATACTGTTGAACGAAGAAATCGAGATTTTGAAGTTTGATGCGCTTTTTTATAAAGTGGTTGAAACAGGAAAATCTGTTCTAAAGCTCTATCAATATCTCAAGTTTAAGttaaaaatattactaaaaGTAACAGTTTTTTTAGTTAAGGGGTTTTAAACTGCATTGCAGTCGTTcaagtttttcagtttttcgttATAATGATTATCAAAACACTCTACTTACTTGTTAACAGGTTTGTTCAAATCCCCAGTAAAGATCCACTCAGCTGCTTCTTTTGCTTGGTTCCCAGTGAGAAAAAGTTTACAAAAGTAGCTTAAATTGAAGAGGGTTGCATCGTTACGACAGGTCAGAGCTTCCTCACCAATCTAAAAGAAGTTGTGACTTAAAGGTTGagtttttcattaaatttccAATATAattcaccagatcatgatgctCGGGGAAGCCAAACGTATAATCCTTCTTAAGTGTTTCCTCGTAGTTCGTGTTGGTGTTCTTGGGGTAATCGTAGTATCCGTACCAATCGTATGGTTGTACAACTACAGTATCCTCGGGTAAGAAGTAACCAGGTCTCTCCCAACCGTGTCTTTCCTCCATCACGGCACCATATTGAATCATTTGCTGAAAATGTTTTAAGATTGCTTAAGGAATTATTTCGATTTACAATTATGGATCACATACTTTATGGAACGGATCGACAGTGAAGTTTCTACCAGCAAGCGGTTCATCGTGGGGAAACACAATGCTGTAGTTCTTTGCATAAGCTTCGTGACTTCTCTCGGTAGCCCAATTAAGAGCTTTCCTCTGCTTTGGGCTAAAACGTCGGACATCGTATGCAAACATATGCAATTCTGGCCGATCATGTACGATCCACTGGGCAAGCTGTTCCGCACAACCAGCTCCTAACATCATACCAGCTGAATTATATCCGCAGTTGTGGAACAATCCATTGACGATAGGATCTGGTCCCATCAATGGTTTGTGATCAGGCGTGAATGATTCTGGTCCACAAACGGTACTCTTAATACCTGTTTTTCCAAAGTCTGGACAAAGTTTCACCGCTCCTTGGATGTGTGTATCGAAAATTGAAAAGTCTAGGTCGTACAATCCGAAGTGAAAATCTGTGGGTACTTTATCTAGCAAAACCGGATTGTTTTCATATCCACCCATACAAATTGATTTTCCTTGAATGCGAAAATATATGGAATAATCGTGATCGCGAATATTAGGTACCATTTGATGAACGTTATCCATGGTCTCCGAAATTACATAAGCGTGTTTCATGGGAATCAAAGGCAAATGAACCCCGAGGGGTTCAATTAAATCCCTGCCCCAAACACCGGTAGCATTAACAATAGTGTTGGTACGTATTATGCCTTTGTTGGTTTCTACGCCCCGGACGTCTTTCATACCCAATAGGTTTTCTCCAGTCACAATTTTACTGGCTAGGCAGTCTTCTACGATTACGCCACCGTTCGCAGTTGCTGCCCTTGTCAAGGCAGTACACATCATCGCTGGATCTACTAGACCGTCAGCAGGTGAGTATAATGCACCAGTGAATGCTGCTGTATCTAATGCTGGAAATAGTTTTTGTGCTTCATCTGGTGTTAATATTTGACTTTCAACTCCAAAACACTTTCCAATCGTAGACAATCGTTTATACTCTTGAAGTCTTTCTTCAGAGTGAGAAATAAACAATCCTCCGTTGTTGATCCAACCAGAATTATGTCCAGATTTTTCTTCTAATGTCATCAATAGTTTTCGCGTCGATGCCAACAAGTTGATTTCTACATCATTAGGGCGCAAACTCCACACTAATCCAGACGTGTGCCACGTGGTCCCGGCAGTTAATTTAGCTTTCTCAAGCAAAACTGCTCGAATACCACGTTTTGTCAGCTGGTACAATGTATTGCATCCGGCAGAACCTCCACCTGTTGAAAATGACATAAACCATCGTTTACCATCACTTGCGAAGATTGTTTACAAACGAAAGGACCGATTGctgtaaataaaaacaaaaacaactttcGTGCTGTCCGCGAAGGCTTATATTATGAGGGATTTGACCTCCTATGTGGAGCTTTGTAGATAATATTGTAGATTCAGCAATATTAATGCCGCAATCAAACGTCATTTGAAGAAGCTAAGAAATTCACAAGGCTTCGCATAGGTTTGAAAAGGTTATCGGAATGTGATGTTGATAGccgttagtcgttttttcactgAACGGCATACAACGGTAGCACTTTCAATGATAATTCCATACACGATCCATACAGTTGTTTTAAAAGGCTAGCAAGTTGTTCCTAAAACTATGCTACTATGAATTTCACTAGTAGATAATTATGCGCACATTTTGGATAATTTCGATAAGTTGTGAAATGTGTGGTATTTACACGGTGCAATAGAAAGTTACGCAAGGTTTGAGAAAAACGCGGTGTGCAGTTTTGTTGCAAGCCCAGTCAATAAAACGATTCTAGCTAACACCCAAAAGTAAACTttcaataaaatattcaaaaacacgTAAAGAATCCCTAATATATGTAGGAGTTGATACAAACCAATTATTACAACTTCAGCACTTTCCGGTAATTTCGTTCCGGAAGAAAAATTTCGCTTTGATAATTCTGTGCTTATGCTGCTCAAGGACACTTTCGATTTAGCAAACTTCACCTTAAAGTTTCCTAATGGCCGTTTATGTAGTCTAAACATTGTACGGCCTTTATAGGTATTTCAAATTTCTATATCaggaattttatgtttttgccACCTATGCTAAGTCACTAGGAAATGTTTGGAATATGACCAATTCAGAGGAGGTTTAGTTTGGAACTGAACGAGCCAAACTGGTACGAATATACAAATCAGTACCTCGTAATCCTGTCGGTAGATGGCTTCTTTCGAGCAAGTTGATAAGCACCATTCGAGTTAATTTTAGAGAACGCTTGATTATTTAAGCTGACCAGGCAGTGAATAAAAGACGGTTAAGTTCATTTTTCAACGAAatctatctatacatataaaaatgtagctctgtctgtctgtctgtctgtctgattcatattggcttggaaactactgaaccgatcagcgt encodes:
- the LOC129724670 gene encoding sarcosine dehydrogenase, mitochondrial is translated as MFRLHKRPLGNFKVKFAKSKVSLSSISTELSKRNFSSGTKLPESAEVVIIGGGSAGCNTLYQLTKRGIRAVLLEKAKLTAGTTWHTSGLVWSLRPNDVEINLLASTRKLLMTLEEKSGHNSGWINNGGLFISHSEERLQEYKRLSTIGKCFGVESQILTPDEAQKLFPALDTAAFTGALYSPADGLVDPAMMCTALTRAATANGGVIVEDCLASKIVTGENLLGMKDVRGVETNKGIIRTNTIVNATGVWGRDLIEPLGVHLPLIPMKHAYVISETMDNVHQMVPNIRDHDYSIYFRIQGKSICMGGYENNPVLLDKVPTDFHFGLYDLDFSIFDTHIQGAVKLCPDFGKTGIKSTVCGPESFTPDHKPLMGPDPIVNGLFHNCGYNSAGMMLGAGCAEQLAQWIVHDRPELHMFAYDVRRFSPKQRKALNWATERSHEAYAKNYSIVFPHDEPLAGRNFTVDPFHKQMIQYGAVMEERHGWERPGYFLPEDTVVVQPYDWYGYYDYPKNTNTNYEETLKKDYTFGFPEHHDLIGEEALTCRNDATLFNLSYFCKLFLTGNQAKEAAEWIFTGDLNKPVNKTIYTCALNKHGGVESDVTVSIIESGQGELHDPIFKGRGYYIVAGGASAYHTKAHIWAAIQEKALRAVVTDETDELGVLSIQGPKSREILQKVTDFNLSDDERLPPNSNTVLSIKINPFYSCSVRVLRVSFVGELGYELHIPAESCNDVYNALMKAGYKDGLRNAGYRALYSLSSEKGYHLWGYDVRSDDTPVEANLEFTCRKRGDYQGRVVVDRQLQNGVNKKLAFFTLNDQVPIWGLEAVYRNGELMSHLRRGEYGYTLHKPIGQAYVTRKDGDYVTNEYIKSGRYQIEIMGKLYNAECHLKSPFDPKGERILGIYK